Proteins encoded together in one Candidatus Eisenbacteria bacterium window:
- a CDS encoding PTS sugar transporter subunit IIA: MGTRAGRPAYSAYPARVSRGSSPATGSGRAFPRAANPRANRLESLLVPSFVPASAPRGRGRPGRPWRQGLAEECAAAAIMSLAQLLRPSLIRLDLPAKSKDDLIRQAVSILEAEGLLGSSEAVTAALLEREKVMSTGIGGGVAIPHAQCPGAQELAVCFVRVSEDLAFDSLDGKPVRLVFVIVGPEERGGFIRILARISRLLYTGDLQKALLAAQSPEEIVGIIREEEEKLRI, translated from the coding sequence ATGGGAACAAGAGCAGGGCGGCCAGCCTACTCGGCCTATCCCGCAAGGGTCTCAAGGGGAAGCTCGCCCGCTACCGGATCGGGTCGCGCTTTCCCAAGAGCGGCTAATCCCCGCGCGAACCGCCTTGAGTCTCTTCTTGTCCCTTCCTTCGTTCCTGCGAGCGCCCCGCGCGGGCGCGGCCGTCCTGGGAGGCCCTGGCGTCAAGGCCTTGCGGAGGAGTGCGCCGCGGCCGCGATCATGAGCCTAGCGCAACTCCTGCGGCCCAGCCTCATCCGGCTGGATCTCCCCGCGAAGTCGAAGGATGATCTGATCCGCCAGGCGGTGTCGATCCTGGAGGCGGAGGGTCTGCTCGGCAGCTCCGAGGCCGTGACGGCCGCCCTTCTCGAGAGGGAGAAGGTGATGAGCACCGGGATCGGGGGCGGCGTCGCAATTCCTCATGCGCAGTGCCCCGGCGCGCAGGAGCTTGCGGTCTGTTTCGTTCGCGTGAGCGAGGATCTCGCCTTCGACTCGCTCGACGGGAAACCGGTGCGGCTCGTCTTCGTGATCGTCGGACCGGAAGAGAGGGGAGGGTTCATCAGGATTCTGGCGAGGATCTCACGGCTCCTCTACACGGGGGATCTGCAGAAGGCCCTCCTGGCCGCGCAGAGTCCCGAGGAGATCGTGGGGATCATCCGGGAGGAGGAGGAAAAGCTACGGATCTAG
- a CDS encoding VanZ family protein gives MPRRAGACGLFRSRERGSRLRLARRETGAARLRDRRTGREGRVHQDSGEDLTAPLHGGSAEGPPGRAESRGDRGDHPGGGGKATDLGSGPSLAARPAREAPGKIRRWGPAAIWFAAILAISSVPRLGPPAGWTGADKAAHVVEYGILGYLLARAVGTGSACRWSLILLLGGAVGACDEIRQSMVPGRNPSWTDWGADLLGNGMGAAVFAALDLKRVHPRHPASEGEGRK, from the coding sequence GTGCCCCGGCGCGCAGGAGCTTGCGGTCTGTTTCGTTCGCGTGAGCGAGGATCTCGCCTTCGACTCGCTCGACGGGAAACCGGTGCGGCTCGTCTTCGTGATCGTCGGACCGGAAGAGAGGGGAGGGTTCATCAGGATTCTGGCGAGGATCTCACGGCTCCTCTACACGGGGGATCTGCAGAAGGCCCTCCTGGCCGCGCAGAGTCCCGAGGAGATCGTGGGGATCATCCGGGAGGAGGAGGAAAAGCTACGGATCTAGGATCCGGTCCATCGCTCGCGGCGCGCCCGGCGCGCGAAGCGCCCGGCAAGATCCGGCGGTGGGGTCCCGCGGCGATCTGGTTCGCGGCCATCCTGGCGATCTCCTCCGTTCCGCGGCTCGGCCCGCCGGCCGGCTGGACGGGCGCGGACAAGGCGGCGCACGTCGTGGAGTACGGCATCCTTGGGTACCTGCTCGCCCGCGCCGTCGGAACCGGGAGCGCCTGTCGGTGGTCGCTTATCCTCCTTCTGGGGGGCGCGGTCGGGGCCTGCGACGAGATCCGTCAATCGATGGTCCCGGGCCGCAATCCAAGCTGGACCGACTGGGGAGCGGATCTGCTCGGCAACGGCATGGGAGCGGCCGTGTTCGCGGCGCTGGATCTGAAGCGGGTTCACCCGCGCCATCCCGCGTCTGAGGGTGAGGGAAGGAAGTAG
- the aspS gene encoding aspartate--tRNA ligase — MSTIENLDGWKRTHSCGELRLADAGREAILAGWVHRVRDHGGVFFLDVRDRGGVTQVVCRPGAASESLLEKARSLRGEFVVAVRGKVGTRPADMRNPNMPTGEIEVEASEMKILNTSDVPPFVIGEEATAGEDLRLEYRYLDLRSAPLQRTLGLRHRIAFETRRYLDERGFWEIETPMLVRPTPEGARDYLVPSRIHPGCFYALPQSPQLYKQILMVSGMDRYFQIARCLRDEDLRADRQPEHTQIDIEMSFIDEEDVYGLVEGLMAHVFEKCLGAMVRPPFQRLSYEEAMDLYGTDKPDLRYGMRLVDLSEAVRDCDYRVFREAIETGGRVKGLVLPGAGALSRREQDELEAEAKLHGAKGLGRVRIVAGGIDGGFAKFLDAAATARILSAIDAADGDLLVVVADQRAVANRALGALRSRIGNQRMDPETRRRWQFLWVCRFPLFERDPETGAIAPAHHMFTMPLEEDLPHLATDPLAVHARLYDLVLNGVELASGSIRIHRRDIQEQVMNVIGIDPAEADRRFGFLLRAFQFGAPPHGGIAIGLDRVVMLAAGRPSLRDTIAFPKTTSASSLMDKAPGPVDPRDLKGLHIRLEDESAQQGRGPSSP; from the coding sequence ATGTCGACGATCGAGAATCTCGACGGCTGGAAGAGAACCCATTCCTGCGGCGAGCTGCGCCTGGCAGATGCCGGCCGGGAGGCCATCCTGGCCGGCTGGGTGCATCGCGTCCGAGATCACGGGGGGGTCTTCTTCCTGGACGTGCGCGACCGAGGAGGCGTGACTCAGGTCGTCTGCAGGCCCGGCGCCGCCAGCGAGAGCCTTCTCGAGAAGGCTCGTTCGCTGCGCGGGGAGTTCGTCGTCGCGGTCCGCGGAAAGGTCGGAACGCGTCCGGCCGACATGCGCAATCCCAACATGCCCACAGGCGAGATCGAGGTCGAGGCCTCGGAGATGAAGATCCTCAACACATCGGATGTCCCTCCCTTCGTGATCGGGGAGGAGGCCACGGCGGGGGAGGACCTGAGGCTCGAGTATCGCTATCTCGACCTGCGGTCGGCCCCGCTGCAGAGGACTCTCGGCCTGCGCCACAGAATCGCCTTCGAGACCAGGCGGTATCTGGACGAGAGGGGCTTCTGGGAGATCGAGACGCCGATGCTCGTCCGTCCCACGCCGGAGGGAGCGCGCGACTACCTCGTCCCCAGCCGGATCCACCCGGGCTGCTTCTACGCCCTGCCGCAGTCTCCCCAGCTCTACAAGCAGATCCTGATGGTCTCGGGCATGGACCGCTACTTCCAGATCGCGCGGTGTCTCCGCGACGAGGACCTGCGGGCCGACCGGCAACCGGAGCACACCCAGATCGACATCGAGATGAGCTTCATCGATGAGGAGGATGTCTACGGGCTGGTCGAGGGCCTGATGGCCCACGTCTTCGAGAAGTGCCTGGGCGCTATGGTCCGGCCGCCGTTCCAGCGTCTCTCGTACGAGGAGGCGATGGATCTCTACGGCACCGACAAGCCGGATCTCCGCTACGGGATGCGTCTCGTCGATCTCTCGGAGGCCGTTCGCGACTGCGACTATCGCGTGTTCCGTGAGGCGATCGAGACGGGGGGGCGCGTGAAGGGTCTCGTCCTGCCCGGCGCCGGCGCGCTCTCGCGCAGGGAGCAGGATGAGCTCGAGGCCGAGGCCAAGCTCCACGGCGCGAAGGGGCTCGGCCGGGTCCGCATCGTTGCCGGGGGCATCGACGGCGGCTTCGCGAAGTTCCTCGACGCGGCGGCGACCGCGAGGATCCTCTCCGCGATCGACGCGGCCGACGGGGATCTGCTCGTCGTGGTCGCCGATCAGCGCGCCGTCGCCAACCGCGCGCTCGGCGCCCTCCGTTCCAGGATCGGCAACCAGCGGATGGATCCCGAGACCCGCCGCCGCTGGCAGTTCCTCTGGGTCTGTCGATTCCCCCTCTTCGAGAGGGACCCGGAGACGGGCGCGATCGCGCCCGCCCACCACATGTTCACCATGCCGCTCGAGGAGGATCTCCCGCACCTCGCGACCGATCCTCTGGCGGTTCACGCCCGGCTCTACGATCTGGTCCTGAACGGCGTGGAGCTCGCGAGCGGCAGCATTCGGATCCATCGCAGGGACATCCAGGAGCAGGTGATGAACGTCATCGGGATCGACCCCGCCGAGGCCGACAGGAGGTTCGGATTCCTCCTGCGGGCCTTCCAGTTCGGGGCGCCTCCGCACGGCGGGATCGCCATCGGTCTGGACCGAGTCGTCATGCTCGCGGCCGGCAGACCCTCCCTGCGCGATACCATCGCGTTCCCGAAGACCACCAGCGCGTCCAGCCTGATGGACAAAGCGCCGGGGCCCGTGGATCCGAGAGACCTGAAAGGACTTCACATTCGGTTGGAGGATGAGTCTGCCCAGCAGGGAAGAGGCCCATCCTCCCCATGA
- a CDS encoding NYN domain-containing protein — MQEEARIALFMDFENIALGLRGKKTKTFDVQLILERLLEKGRIIVKRAYADWSRYSEYRKDLHEAAIELIEIPSRQQTGKNSADIRLVVDALDLCYTKEHLDTFVVVSGDSDFSPLVSKLKENNKRVIGIGLREATSNLLADNCDEFLYYEELIRSTARTVQGVDLPSKKQDAFNLLLDAIGALLRENKEVLWSSMIKDTIKRKRPTFSESAHGYRTFSELLEDAARHGIVEITRDMRSGGTYVVTEVRFS, encoded by the coding sequence ATGCAAGAGGAAGCGCGGATCGCGCTGTTCATGGACTTTGAGAACATCGCCCTTGGGCTCAGGGGCAAGAAGACAAAGACGTTCGACGTGCAGTTGATCCTGGAGAGGCTTCTCGAGAAGGGGCGCATCATCGTCAAGCGCGCCTACGCGGACTGGAGCCGCTACTCCGAGTACAGGAAGGACCTTCATGAGGCCGCGATCGAGCTGATCGAGATCCCGAGCCGACAACAGACGGGCAAGAACTCCGCCGACATCCGGCTCGTGGTCGACGCCCTCGATCTCTGCTACACGAAGGAGCACCTCGACACCTTCGTCGTCGTGTCTGGCGACAGCGACTTCTCGCCGCTCGTCTCCAAGCTCAAGGAAAACAACAAGAGGGTGATCGGAATCGGGCTTCGCGAGGCGACGAGCAACCTGCTCGCCGACAACTGCGACGAGTTCCTCTACTACGAAGAGCTGATCCGATCGACGGCTCGGACGGTGCAGGGAGTGGATCTCCCCTCCAAGAAGCAGGACGCGTTCAATCTCCTGCTGGATGCGATCGGGGCCCTCCTCCGCGAGAACAAGGAGGTCCTCTGGAGCTCGATGATCAAGGACACGATCAAGCGCAAGCGGCCGACCTTCAGCGAGAGCGCCCATGGATACCGGACCTTCAGCGAGCTGCTGGAGGACGCGGCGCGGCATGGGATCGTCGAGATCACGCGGGATATGCGCTCGGGCGGAACCTACGTGGTCACCGAGGTCCGTTTCAGTTAG